The window GCACCACGGCGGCCGAGATGCCGGCTATCCCGCCGCCGACCACCAGCGCGTCGACCCCGTTCGGCACTCGGGGCGTACCGGCGGCGCCGCCCTCGGGATCGACCCGGACCGGGTGTACGCCGAGCAAACGGCCCAACCCTCGCGACAGCTCCATGGATCCCTTCCGATGCAAGCGCAGTCAGTGTCCCCCTTTTCCGGCGTGAGGAGGAGGCCCTTCCGGTACAAATCCCTACTCCGGGGGGCGGCAGGCGGGTGGGCGGTCCGACGGGGGCCAGACGTACGGGAGGTCGGGCGGCAGGTCGCCGAAGCGGGGGCGGTAGAAGTCCGGGTCCTTGCGCAGCAGCGACACCCGATGGCTCAGGTGCAGGTCCTCCCGGCCGAGCCAGGGCGGCAACTCACCGGCGGCGGCCAATTCGGGCTGGGAACGTACCCGGTCGATGCCACAGGCGGCGGTCAGGTCCACCATCAGGGTGCCGGCGACGGTGTCCGCCCGACCGGTGCCGGACCAC of the Micromonospora sp. NBC_01796 genome contains:
- a CDS encoding MSMEG_6728 family protein — protein: MQTFLPYPDFGDSARSLDPLRLGKQRVEALQVLRGLTWPRYGWRHHPAVKMWAGYEEALVRYGLDVCDVWSGTGRADTVAGTLMVDLTAACGIDRVRSQPELAAAGELPPWLGREDLHLSHRVSLLRKDPDFYRPRFGDLPPDLPYVWPPSDRPPACRPPE